The segment ACTCCTTCCTCTgtctctgcctccctctccccctccccttccctccgcTTTCGTTACCCCGCCCCGATCCCGCCCCCGCCGCCACTGCGGAGCCCGACACGCGAGAGCCCGGTTTTTCCCCGCAGCTCCAGCCTCCCGCCGCAGAGTCGCATGTCCTCTATCCAGAACCTCCAATCCTTCGGTAAGAGCCGGCACCGCCGTGTGCCGCAGGGATCCACCCTCCTTCCCCGCAGTCCTTTCCTCGCCCCTCGGCATCGCCCGCTCTCCGTGCTGCTGCCCCGGCATCCCCCCACTCCCTCTCCTCCGTCTTCCCGAGAGCCCCGAGCGGCTGTTGCCGTGCCCAGCGCTGTAAAGGCGGCTCTGCCCGCTCGTCCTTGTCCTCCCCGCGGCACCGGGCTCGGGACGTGCCctgaggctgcagcagggaggcGGCGGGTGGGAGAGGCGGCTCCCGCTCCGCTTGCTCTCATTATTCCTCACGTAGGAGATcgtagaatcgtttggttggaaaagatcatcgaatccaaccgtacctgtccgccactaaaccatatacctgagcacctcacctgcTCGTCTTTTAAACGCcgccagggatggtgactcaaccacctcccagagcagcctgtgccagtgcctgataacctttccagtgaataattttttcctaatatccaatctaaacctcccctggcacaacttgagaccattccccctcgccctgtcacctgtcacttgggggaGGAGAGACTGACACCACCTCTctgcaacttcctttcaggtagttgtagacagtgataaggtctcccctcagccttctcttctccaggctaaacaaccccagttctctcagctgctcctcataagtcttgttctccagccccttaaccagctctgttgctcttctgtggacaagttccaggacctcagtgtctctcttgcagtgaggggccccaaactgaactctgtatttgaggtgtggcctcaccagtgctgttGTGTGCAGTGCTCTTGGCAGCCCATACTGCGCTTTGTCCAGTAGCACCCCAAACCAGGCTTTTCCGTCAACTCAGTAGTCCTGAAGTTGTGATCTTTGTGTGATCTAGAGAGTCTAGGTTTTATATCCTCTACTAGGAAGTAAATCATCACAATTCCAATTGCCCGTTGATTTGCTGCCTCATCTTAGCCATACCAATGTCCACAGCCCAATATATGCCCTGCAAGAGGTTATTGTACCTATAGATTGAGCTGTACCAGTTGTGGGTCGTTCCTCTTGTCTTTGCAGGGAAGTTTACACTGCTGGGCCATGGTTCTCCACCTTCAGTTTGAGGGCTGACTGCGGCTAACATAACCTCCTCGTACGGCTTGTACGTACAGAAGATTAGAGACAAAACTGAGACCGGAAGCCTGGACAATGTTATTGTATAATGTATTAAACTTGCTCACTTCTGTTGCCTATAGATAAGGAAGGTGCAGAATGATGGCCTAGCACCATAAACTTGCCTGTGCTTAGGAGAGTGCTGCCCAAAGGATTTGTTTGAAGTAATTCAATATTAACATCTACAGCAGTGTCATATCTCCACCCTAGACTCCTGAACACTGTCAAGTGATCTTCCATGCCCGAGTTACCTTTTTTCTCTCACCTTTTTGTTGACTGAAATTTCTATTAGTTACCCCACAAGCTGTGAAGTTCAGCATAATTTAGCAAATGCCTTGGTAGAAAGCCAGTTAAGCTTCCCAGGGCTGTACTTCCTTCCTGTGGTGCTTGCATCCTCATAAtactttcagtgcttttttttttttcagttcttgtcATTCTTGTTTCTACAAGGGTCATTCTGTCTGCAGCTGAACTACTTCTGTTCCTATTTCTGGTGAAGTTTTACTCTTGGAGCATTTGTTTTGAGTGGATGACAACACTTGATAACTGTTTTTAGGTTTGAGTTTTGGATAGAAGCTTGGGTAATTGTACCTTGCGTGGGTGTTGGAACCTGTGCTTTCTGAATATTGACATCTTCCATATGATTTTGATTAGTATCAAGATGTTACTtgtgatttattaaaaatatatacttaaaGTATACTTCATACCTCAAGATTTGTTTGGAACTACTGATTAGGAAACTTGTAGGGCTAACTGATTTCTTGATAGATTGAGtgttaaatatgtttttgtgGAGAACAGAGAATAACATAATTTCTTAATGCCTTCTTGTTTCACCTGTGCTAGATACAATTATCCTTTGAAGAATGTGAGGAATGACCTTTCTATAGTCAAAGCCTCAATTTTATGTTGTTGCGATTTTTGCCTAAAAGTACTGACTGGCAGAGGGGTGCTAGTTTGCAGACAGCCTCTGACATCTGCTACTGTCTGTTGCCCTGTTTTGTTTACGTTAGTAGCCAAGAATTCCATTCATATCTTTATGTGCTGGTAGCGTCATGGTTGTCACTGTATAACTCTTCTGTTCTGGACCTGTAACGGAGTGTGTGtatgaaagctttttaatttgTCTGTACTTATCAGCTGATCCGATAAAAGATTCAACTTTTGTGTTTCACTTAAAATGCATGTGGCTGTCTAAAGCTTATATGCACTTGATGTTCTCTTGGAACCAGGTTTTCAGGTTCTGAGCTTAAGGATTCCGAGCTTCAGGATTTACAGTTTCCAAGAAATACTGAAGTAAATTGatacttcagctgaaaactgtttatACTCATATACTTGTCCCCTGAATAAAGCTCTTTGTGCAGTGAGAAACTTACTTGTCAGTTTTCAGCTTGGGTATTCTCCATTGTGGGAATTACATGaatctttttcctcctgcagacCCCTTTGCTGATGCAACAAAGGGTGACGACTTACTCCCGGCAGGGACTGAGGATTACATTCATATAAGGATCCAGCAACGAAACGGACGAAAAACACTAACAACTGTTCAGGGAATTGCAGATGATTATGACAAGAAGAAACTTGTGAAGGCTTTCAAAAAGGTGAAGTTGCTGATTTGATTTGATTGTAAAGATATTATATAAAGGAGTATCATCATTTTTAATACTAAGTaacagaatatttgttttattttgttcttgcCAGTGCACATCACTTTCGTATTGAGGTTGAtccctttctctgtctttctcaaAATTTCTGTCAGTATCTAGTGACACTGATTTTTTGCTGAAAAGTTAAACATTCCTTTCCTGTAAGGAAGTAAATAAACTATATTCTGAATGTTTCATTAAAGTTTCACAGATACCTGGCTTTGTTGATGTGAAGAATAATACCAGTTCAAAGCAGAACTGTTTTAGCATTCCTGCTTCTGTCATAGCTGGATTGCTGTTGAAAATAGAGATGTTCAGTTTCACcaggatgaaaatatttattttaaaatagcatggagttgaaagctgaaaaaacttAGTAAGTAAAATCATAATGTACATCAGATGTCTTACAATATGAACGTGTCTCTTTCTAGAAATTTGCTTGTAATGGTACTGTGATTGAACATCCTGAATACGGTGAAGTAATCCAGCTTCAAGGTGACCAGAGGAAGAACATATGCCAGTTTCTCTTGGAGGTGAGGGGCTGCAGATAAATATCTAAACCTCTTTAGAAGCAGTAGGGTGACAGGTGACACTAATGGAAATTAACAAGCTAAAGGTGTCCACTAGAGTTCCTTTGTATTTTCAgccaaaaagcaaaatgatgctTGCAGGATGAGTGAACCTCTGGTAAGAATCAAGGCACTGTAGGATGCATTTACCCTGCTACAACACACCACTTGTTCTCCGGCAGTGCAACATGAGTTCTTAATTTGTAAAATTGTTTGATGCAAACCATGATTTTGAGACTGGAAACACTATAGAAGGAAGAAGCTATTACACCACTAGCTTACTGATGCAAATCATGGTGCAGAGACCTCTCACTGTCAAAGAAGAAGTGCTAGGACTACAGAACAAGTCAGATGTCTGATAAGATTATCTTTCTTGTGTAGTCAGTTCTGCTTGGTCCAGAACCATTCTGGAAACTAGTAACTATAAAACTACTATTCTAGTAACTAGAAAACTGCTTTATTGAGTATATTCTGTATTTCGGTTTCTTTGATTAAAGTATAAGATTGTGGTAACTTGATATCACCAATATCCTAAGCATGTAAGCTTTACTAAactatgtttcttttctcctttagaTTGGCATTGTTAAGGAAGAACAGCTGAAAGTTCATGGTTTCTAAAATACACGTAGTCTGATGAAGAACCCTGCAGTATTTTGTCTTGCTTAGCCTgccttttctgtggaaaatgaaTCTCTGCAGTGAATGGACTTCCCTGTTACCTGAACACTTAAAATTTGATTCAGACTTGCATGGGTGGATGAAACATGTAGTGTGTAAATtagaaacacataaaaaaacTTCAGTAAGGTGGTAATGAAGACACTTGCGAACTTAAGCACATTTCCAGTGGAAATGTTTTAGTCTTGATTGTTCAGTTTACTACTACACCCGACTTAAGTGTGTGGGTTGTATAAAAGTAGTGTGTTGttgcttgaaaataaaagtttattcatatattttttgGGATATCTGAAATGCTTTAGCTTAAGTTTTAAGTAGCTTTCTAAAGAATGGCTAAATTGTTTTGTGGCAAGAGTAGCTCACTGCTTATTGAGTAAACTAGAAAATCTACATGGTGATGGATTAGTTAATTAATCAGTAGATTTGCTTGATGCGATCTTAGCCTGTAGCTGTAAGAGTAGAGCTTTCAAGTCCTGTGTAGATGTATCTTAGTAGCAGCATGGTAAAACAACTTGTTTGCCAAGGAGTAACTTGATCTTCTCTAAAACTTACTGCAGTGACTATGAAATAGCGGTGTTAAACTTAGGAAGACTAAAATAAGCTGAACTCCTTCAGGCTGCTATTACTGTGAACATGTTAAACATCTAGGTCTTGCATAGTACTCCCAAAACATTTGAATGAAGTGCCTGGGGTTTTGTATCTTGTCTGTAACTGAGTGAAGATGAAGGATACCAAGTTGGCTTCTGCCACCACTGTGTATTAATGTTTGTGCACAGAATGTTTTAATTACCTGGTAGGATTAGCTGCAGAAGTAAGGAAGGGAACAGGCTCTACactaaccttttttttttctggtgtaaaAAGTTTTGCTGTGGTTAACAGTTAATATGGAGGGGTTTGCAGTGGGGTTTGGGTGTTACTACAGAAAGCTGATAGTCTGCTTTCCTAATGGGCAGTTCACCAGTGTTATCTGAAGTTATAACAGTTTTTTTCCACCATGGTTTTCATAAAGTTCTAGTTGGCTGTAGGTATTTGGAATTCTACTTTTAAGACATGTCTctttacagaaggaaatgaCATTATCTGGTGAAACATGCAGATCTGTTCTTACCTTGAGATAGACACAGAAATTCTCTCggaaataattcaaaacatGCTGAGCTGAGAAACCATAAGAATAATGGGAAATGCTAAAAAAACTTCTTATAATGTCACATattttctggaaaggaaaaaagagatttctttacTG is part of the Cuculus canorus isolate bCucCan1 chromosome 2, bCucCan1.pri, whole genome shotgun sequence genome and harbors:
- the EIF1B gene encoding eukaryotic translation initiation factor 1b → MSSIQNLQSFDPFADATKGDDLLPAGTEDYIHIRIQQRNGRKTLTTVQGIADDYDKKKLVKAFKKKFACNGTVIEHPEYGEVIQLQGDQRKNICQFLLEIGIVKEEQLKVHGF